The region GCTTCTAATTGCTCTTGTGAAGCGATAGTCTCGGCTTTTACTGCGGCAGTTAAATCAGCAAGTAATGGATTGATCTGCTGTTGTTTGATGGTTGCATTTATCTCAGTGATCTCTGCTAACTCTGCTTTGAAGAATCCGTCTTCTTCTAACATATCAAAGACAGGAGGAACAAAGTGGAGAAGGTGATTGCTGTCAGCCACTTTTCCTGAAAACGCAGATAAGAACCCGATCTCGCCTGATGAATGTTGAACGAGTAATACGCCAAACATTTTACCAATGGCTTTTTCAAGACTATTTGGAGTGTTATCTTGCTCTATACCAAAGTTATGTCGCCATTCAGTTTGAGTCTCTAGGTGACGTTGTAACTGAGTCGCCGCTAATTCACACAAAGGGTGTGGTTCATAATAAAATGGGAAAGTGAAGCGTTTAGGTAAAGAGTAATCAGTAATAGATTGTGCGAAAGAGGTAAAGCAAGGATCAGGAATTGGCATAAGTAAGGTCTAATTAGCTGAATGGAACAATACCAATCGTATTCTAATTTATTTTATAGGTACGATTGGTATATGTGATTAAAAAATAACTTGAGAATGTTAACTGTTTAATCACTGAATGCGCTTTATTTACAAAGTAAGGTGATTACTCTGCTGCTTTAACACGGATTTTTTCTTTGCCAAACTTCTTACCATTTTCAGCTTCGATAGCTGCTAATGCTTCTTCTTCGTTTGACATTTCAACAAAGGCAAAACCTTTCGATTCGCCAGTCATTTCATCTAAAACCAGTGTGCAGTAATCAAGTGAACCGTGAGCTTTAAACA is a window of Aliivibrio wodanis DNA encoding:
- a CDS encoding RNA binding protein, whose translation is MKLLVRNLPRTMTEYELREMFKAHGSLDYCTLVLDEMTGESKGFAFVEMSNEEEALAAIEAENGKKFGKEKIRVKAAE